A DNA window from Caretta caretta isolate rCarCar2 chromosome 7, rCarCar1.hap1, whole genome shotgun sequence contains the following coding sequences:
- the KCNK18 gene encoding potassium channel subfamily K member 18, giving the protein MELSSRPQQDKKMCTRVFWAVFPHACFISSLVIYAFLGAVMFSHIEGNRNWNESEEYKDFMLDLRNLSKDLTENMTENQETFKKRAHALFTKAKLEWFADPKEQWSFLGSLFFCCTVFTTVGYGHSYPVTKFGKYLCMLYALFGIPLMFLVLTDLGDILAAILSKSYNEFRKLQSKMLASKPAKLCSGCICKKNKDIKTGSSLHMQHKIVIQEPLSITEVLKSQSSVKRKSLQYRNAEIFEMLLARENQYLMPPRINKFERWSSCPELDSGKMTCVIENFGKELEKLDVPILLMALIVFAYISCAAAILPNWENHMDFEEAFYFCFITLTTIGFGDIHLQHPNFFLFFSLYIVIGMEIVVIAFKLGQDRLIGLYKKVISYVSKKTSTQYEKYPGKK; this is encoded by the exons ATGGAACTTAGCTCTCGTCCCCAGCAAGACAAAAAGATGTGCACAAGAGTGTTTTGGGCAGTGTTTCCTCATGCCTGCTTCATCTCTTCTCTAGTGATCTATGCTTTTCTGGGGGCGGTCATGTTTTCTCACATTGAGGGTAACAGAAATTGGAATGAAAGTGAAGAATATAAGGATTTTATGCTGGATCTGCGGAACCTCTCAAAGGATTTAACAG AAAATATGACAGAAAACCAGGAGACATTTAAGAAAAGAGCCCATGCACTGTTCACCAAAGCTAAGTTGGAATGGTTTGCTGATCCAAAAGAACAATGGTCTTTCCTCGGGTCTCTCTTTTTCTGCTGTACTGTGTTCACAACAGTGG gttaTGGCCATAGCTACCCCGTAACAAAGTTTGGAAAATATCTGTGTATGCTATATGCATTATTTGGCATACCTCTGATGTTCTTGGTTCTGACAGACCTGGGAGACATCCTTGCAGCTATCTTATCCAAGTCTTACAATGAATTTAGAAAACTTCAGTCAAAAATGTTAGCCTCTAAACCAGCTAAACTGTGTTCTGGATGCATCTGTAAGAAAAACAAGGATATAAAAACTGGATCATCATTGCATATGCAACACAAAATAGTCATCCAGGAACCTTTAAGTATCACGGAAGTGCTGAAAAGCCAATCTTCTGTTAAAAGGAAGTCACTGCAATACCGGAATGCTGAAATATTTGAAATGCTACTTGCAAGAGAAAATCAATACCTTATGCCACCAAGAATTAACAAATTTGAAAGATGGAGTTCATGTCCCGAACTAGATTCAGGGAAGATGACCTGTGTTATCGAAAACTTTGGCAAAGAACTCGAAAAGCTAGATGTGCCCATCTTGCTAATGGCACTAATTGTCTTTGCATACATCTCCTGTGCAGCAGCTATTCTTCCAAATTGGGAAAACCACATGGATTTTGAGGAGgctttctatttttgttttattacctTGACAACAATTGGGTTTGGTGATATTCACTTGCAACATCCcaactttttcttgtttttttccctctataTTGTCATTGGTATGGAAATAGTCGTCATTGCTTTTAAGCTGGGACAAGATCGATTGATTGGCTTGTACAAAAAGGTGATTTCATATGTTAGTAAGAAGACGTCAACA